Proteins encoded together in one Pseudomonas sp. ADAK13 window:
- the ispD gene encoding 2-C-methyl-D-erythritol 4-phosphate cytidylyltransferase, with product MSSSSPAFWAVIPAAGVGARMAADRPKQYLQLGGRTILEHSLGCFLDHPDLKGLVVSVAVDDPYWPTLACATDPRIVRVDGGEERSGSVLNALLYLHGQGAGDDDWVLVHDAARPNLNRDDLDKLLFELANDAVGGLLAVPARDTLKRADKHGRVLETVDRSEIWQAYTPQMFRLGALHRALADSLVSDVVITDEASAMEWAGHAPRLIEGRSDNIKVTRPEDLEWLRQRRASQSV from the coding sequence ATGAGCAGCTCGTCACCGGCCTTCTGGGCCGTGATTCCTGCCGCGGGCGTGGGTGCCCGTATGGCCGCGGACCGTCCCAAGCAATACTTGCAGTTGGGCGGGCGCACTATTCTCGAACACAGCCTTGGCTGTTTCCTCGACCACCCGGACCTCAAGGGGCTGGTGGTCAGCGTCGCTGTTGATGACCCCTACTGGCCAACCCTGGCCTGCGCCACCGACCCGCGCATCGTGCGTGTAGACGGCGGCGAAGAGCGCTCGGGTTCAGTGCTTAACGCCTTGCTGTACTTGCATGGCCAGGGCGCCGGCGATGATGACTGGGTGCTGGTGCACGATGCGGCCCGGCCCAACCTCAACCGCGACGACCTCGACAAACTGCTCTTCGAGCTCGCCAACGATGCCGTCGGCGGGCTGCTGGCGGTGCCGGCGCGGGATACCCTCAAGCGCGCAGACAAGCATGGCCGGGTACTGGAAACCGTTGACCGCAGCGAGATCTGGCAGGCCTACACGCCACAGATGTTTCGCCTGGGCGCGCTGCATCGGGCCCTCGCCGACAGCCTGGTCTCGGACGTGGTCATCACCGACGAAGCCTCCGCCATGGAATGGGCCGGGCATGCACCGCGCCTGATCGAAGGCCGTTCCGACAATATCAAGGTCACCCGCCCGGAAGACCTCGAATGGCTGCGCCAGCGTCGGGCCAGCCAATCCGTTTGA
- a CDS encoding membrane-targeted effector domain-containing toxin — protein MTTHTPQIHRTNHFIRKVLADFPVPGEIAARLIREHAQPFCNEELDPDTTLLTTLEYNTDNPDAPFTGAIVQSMTLTEAMIANAPEAPRGLVNITGFSMTAPYFTIVPELPRLMDNRIPAMFNEEFIAAGWIPPRRYEAIYLRSDPQAYGPSTQLDISPQTFRNAVQSSNFEQVYNDAITAFWGKHQENYKTLMRMAFIEGYLSQSEEFTLTDEERQLAARAAGVGINKDFSNLSLEDLQAPYVLDKNLSLRLLRIHNSEATDILTITDNPSQITLLYIPGNSSPFHGFINPTSMRAWLVDMARTATQRKALTNHFEPETVDSGLIYSGVEEALVGMSAFPGPAPKSGLFNSLLPNAYWDPEQYLNNAMYPALSGDPFDYITRQVKARISKLMASTIVSPLDTHKANTLDTLEKGCLLAIPLALAMRSALLAEFCFLTQGLTEMAIGTDDVLRGKPKGTERIIFGALNAMPVAIHGLGSQVAVTLNSLRSQLGKAVRQASGNIKVSIVSSRSTSVQDQGRILSTRPRPAGLQTVKLLGESFITYMTPDESGFFELFVNDPATPLKIHATGLYALQSPDLKWRIAGLNGGGAFRNGWQRIYRFFGGPAHSSLFNAYEMPTPLRDTVSGMMSDSSSFSEDFEPLGSRQQPLRDARNLFFEKRNKLAQDSTTFFNNRTSSHVRPVLPTLSLDESQTRIIHKLLSASDGLVLGESHDALSSKAFLMDNMQALAREGVKRIYLEHLLTDVHTPLIKLFYRSRTASMSDELSSYLRGIYPPRSDSHYSFQNVLIKAREAGIKIQPIDCTASYMIRDMADVNGTLRQRMMNFYATEVIQWVQTTKSHPGKWVALVGDSHTNTYRGIPGLAELTGSISLRIEDARAGQRLGIEADPGRTSSMGIGKGDATVKADFVLRVDTTSLQKTAPVLPGPSHSLAAKTPQTQLNKPGQFLLSAATPTTTAQILYRSRRGNVQTIEVNQTGALFSITAPGWSIDQKPFNSLQALVDALKTRPGVEQVPG, from the coding sequence ATGACCACCCACACCCCACAGATCCATCGCACCAATCACTTTATCCGCAAGGTACTGGCCGACTTCCCGGTGCCCGGCGAGATCGCTGCCCGGTTGATTCGCGAGCACGCCCAACCGTTCTGCAACGAAGAACTGGACCCTGACACCACGCTGCTGACCACCCTCGAATACAACACCGACAACCCCGACGCGCCCTTCACTGGCGCCATCGTCCAGTCGATGACCTTGACCGAAGCGATGATCGCCAACGCCCCCGAGGCGCCCCGCGGCCTGGTCAACATCACGGGCTTCTCCATGACCGCGCCGTATTTCACCATCGTCCCCGAGTTGCCGCGCCTGATGGATAACCGCATCCCGGCAATGTTCAACGAAGAGTTCATCGCGGCCGGCTGGATTCCCCCTCGGCGCTATGAAGCAATTTACCTGCGCAGCGATCCACAGGCGTACGGGCCAAGCACCCAATTGGATATCTCGCCGCAAACCTTTCGCAACGCCGTGCAATCAAGCAACTTCGAACAGGTTTACAACGACGCCATCACGGCGTTCTGGGGCAAGCACCAGGAGAACTACAAAACCCTGATGCGCATGGCCTTCATCGAAGGCTATTTGAGTCAATCCGAAGAGTTCACCCTGACCGATGAGGAGCGCCAGCTGGCGGCGCGAGCAGCGGGCGTCGGCATCAACAAGGACTTCAGCAACTTGTCCCTGGAAGACCTGCAGGCGCCCTACGTCCTGGATAAAAATCTTTCTCTGCGTTTGCTGCGCATCCACAACAGCGAAGCCACCGACATTCTCACCATCACAGACAACCCGAGCCAGATCACCCTGCTCTACATTCCGGGCAACTCGTCACCCTTCCACGGTTTTATCAACCCGACCTCCATGCGCGCGTGGCTGGTGGACATGGCCAGGACGGCCACTCAACGCAAAGCCCTGACCAACCATTTCGAACCCGAAACGGTCGACTCCGGCTTGATCTACAGCGGGGTCGAGGAAGCCCTGGTGGGAATGTCGGCCTTTCCCGGCCCTGCCCCGAAATCCGGCCTGTTCAACAGCCTGCTGCCAAACGCCTATTGGGACCCGGAGCAATACCTCAACAACGCCATGTACCCGGCGCTGAGCGGCGACCCTTTCGACTATATAACCCGGCAGGTGAAGGCGCGTATCAGCAAGCTGATGGCGAGCACCATCGTTTCGCCCCTCGATACCCACAAGGCAAACACCCTCGACACCCTGGAAAAAGGCTGCCTGCTGGCGATCCCCCTGGCCCTTGCCATGAGGTCGGCCCTGCTTGCGGAGTTTTGCTTCCTGACCCAAGGCCTCACCGAGATGGCGATTGGCACCGACGACGTACTCAGAGGCAAGCCCAAGGGCACGGAACGGATTATCTTCGGCGCCCTGAATGCTATGCCCGTGGCGATCCATGGCCTCGGCAGCCAGGTCGCCGTCACCCTCAACAGCTTGCGCAGCCAATTGGGCAAGGCGGTCCGGCAGGCGAGCGGCAACATCAAGGTCAGCATCGTTTCCAGCCGTTCGACGTCTGTCCAAGACCAAGGCCGAATACTGAGTACACGGCCCCGCCCCGCCGGCTTGCAAACCGTGAAGTTACTTGGCGAATCGTTTATTACCTACATGACCCCCGACGAGAGCGGTTTTTTCGAACTGTTCGTGAATGATCCGGCAACCCCCTTGAAAATCCACGCCACCGGGCTCTACGCCCTACAAAGCCCCGATCTGAAATGGCGGATAGCGGGGCTGAACGGGGGCGGCGCCTTTCGCAACGGCTGGCAGCGCATTTACCGTTTTTTTGGTGGCCCGGCCCATTCAAGCTTATTCAACGCCTATGAAATGCCCACTCCGCTGCGTGACACCGTGTCGGGCATGATGAGCGACAGCAGTTCATTTTCCGAAGACTTCGAGCCCCTGGGAAGCCGGCAGCAACCGCTCAGGGACGCTCGCAACCTGTTCTTTGAGAAAAGAAACAAATTGGCCCAAGACTCGACGACCTTCTTCAACAACCGCACGTCCTCCCACGTACGACCGGTGTTGCCGACCCTCAGCCTCGATGAGTCCCAAACCCGCATCATCCACAAGCTGCTCAGTGCCAGCGATGGACTGGTGTTGGGAGAAAGCCATGATGCGCTGTCGAGCAAGGCTTTTCTGATGGACAACATGCAGGCGCTGGCGCGAGAAGGGGTCAAGCGGATCTATCTTGAACATCTGTTGACCGACGTTCATACCCCGCTGATCAAGCTGTTCTACCGCTCCAGGACAGCAAGCATGTCCGATGAATTGAGCAGTTACTTGAGAGGTATCTACCCACCCCGGAGCGATAGCCACTACTCGTTTCAGAATGTCCTGATCAAAGCCCGGGAGGCCGGGATCAAGATCCAGCCCATCGACTGCACCGCCAGCTACATGATCAGGGACATGGCGGACGTCAACGGCACCCTTCGCCAACGCATGATGAACTTCTACGCGACCGAGGTGATTCAGTGGGTCCAGACCACCAAGAGCCACCCCGGGAAATGGGTCGCGCTGGTCGGTGACAGCCACACCAACACTTACCGGGGCATCCCCGGCCTGGCCGAGCTGACGGGCAGTATCAGCCTGCGGATAGAGGACGCGCGCGCCGGGCAGCGACTGGGGATCGAGGCAGACCCTGGACGAACCTCCAGCATGGGAATTGGCAAGGGAGATGCGACGGTCAAGGCCGACTTTGTATTACGGGTTGATACCACTTCATTGCAAAAAACGGCACCGGTGCTTCCCGGCCCCTCACACAGCCTGGCCGCCAAAACGCCGCAGACACAACTGAACAAACCCGGCCAGTTCCTGCTATCGGCGGCCACGCCCACCACCACGGCGCAGATTCTCTACCGGTCACGGCGAGGCAATGTCCAAACCATTGAGGTCAATCAAACCGGCGCACTGTTTTCCATCACCGCACCGGGTTGGTCAATCGACCAGAAACCCTTCAACAGCCTGCAAGCCTTGGTGGATGCGCTGAAAACCAGGCCCGGCGTTGAGCAGGTGCCCGGCTGA
- a CDS encoding LysR substrate-binding domain-containing protein has product MLENRWEGIDEFVAVAECCQFTAAAERLGVSSSHISRQVARLEERLQTRLLYRSTRRVTLTEAGQTFLQHCQRLQDGREEALRAVGDLASEPKGMLRMTCAVAYGERFIVPLVTRFMGLYPQLRVDVELSNRQLDLVHEGLDLAIRLGRLSDSRMVASRLAPRRMYLCASPSYLERYGRPHSLSELSRHNCLIGSSDIWQLEQDGREFSQRVQGNWRCNSGQAVLDAALQGVGLCQLPDYYVLEHLKRGALVSLLEAHQPPNTAVWALYPQQRHLSPKVRKLVEFLKEGLAQNAVYTAI; this is encoded by the coding sequence ATGCTGGAAAACCGCTGGGAAGGCATCGACGAATTTGTCGCCGTGGCTGAATGCTGCCAGTTCACGGCGGCGGCGGAGCGGCTCGGGGTCTCGTCCTCGCACATCAGCCGTCAGGTGGCGCGGCTGGAAGAGCGCCTGCAAACGCGGTTGCTGTACCGCAGCACCCGGCGGGTGACATTGACGGAGGCCGGCCAGACCTTTTTGCAACACTGCCAACGCCTGCAGGATGGACGCGAAGAGGCGCTGCGCGCGGTGGGCGACCTGGCCAGCGAGCCCAAGGGCATGCTGCGCATGACCTGCGCGGTGGCGTATGGCGAACGGTTTATCGTGCCGCTGGTGACCCGCTTCATGGGGCTGTATCCACAGTTGCGGGTGGACGTGGAACTGAGTAATCGTCAGTTGGACCTGGTGCATGAGGGCCTGGACCTTGCCATTCGCCTGGGGCGCCTTTCCGACTCTCGTATGGTCGCCAGTCGCCTGGCGCCACGACGCATGTACCTGTGTGCATCGCCCTCCTACCTTGAACGGTATGGCCGCCCACACAGCTTGTCGGAACTGAGCCGGCACAACTGCCTGATCGGCAGTTCCGATATCTGGCAACTGGAGCAGGACGGGCGGGAATTTTCCCAACGCGTACAGGGCAATTGGCGCTGCAACAGTGGGCAGGCCGTGCTGGACGCCGCACTCCAGGGCGTCGGCCTGTGTCAGTTGCCCGACTACTACGTGCTGGAACATCTCAAACGTGGTGCCCTGGTGTCATTGCTTGAGGCTCACCAGCCGCCGAACACGGCGGTTTGGGCGCTCTACCCGCAACAACGTCACCTTTCGCCAAAAGTACGCAAGCTGGTGGAGTTCCTCAAAGAGGGGCTGGCCCAAAATGCGGTCTACACCGCCATATAA
- a CDS encoding S-(hydroxymethyl)glutathione dehydrogenase/class III alcohol dehydrogenase yields MIKSRAAVAFEAKKPLEIVEVDVAMPKAGEVLLRVVASGVCHTDAYTLSGADPEGIFPSILGHEGGAVVEAIGEGVTSVAVGDHVIPLYTPECGKCKFCLSGKTNLCQAIRATQGKGLMPDGTSRFSYKGQPIFHYMGTSTFSEYTVLPEISVAKIPKEAPLEKVCLLGCGVTTGIGAVINTAKVKPGDTVAIFGLGGIGLSAVIGAVKAKAGRIIAIDINPAKFEIAKQLGATDCINPKDYDRPIQDVIVDLTDGGVDFSFECIGNVQLMRAALECCHKGWGESVIIGVAGAGQEIATRPFQLVTGRVWRGSAFGGVRGRSELPSYVEMAQTGEIPLDTFITHTMGLEDINKAFDLMHEGKSIRTVIHF; encoded by the coding sequence ATGATCAAGTCCCGCGCGGCCGTAGCCTTCGAAGCCAAAAAGCCCCTTGAGATCGTTGAAGTGGATGTCGCCATGCCCAAGGCTGGCGAAGTGCTGCTGCGGGTGGTGGCCTCCGGTGTGTGCCATACCGACGCCTACACCCTGTCGGGCGCAGACCCGGAAGGCATCTTCCCATCGATCCTCGGCCACGAAGGCGGTGCGGTGGTGGAAGCCATCGGCGAAGGCGTGACCTCGGTGGCGGTGGGCGACCACGTGATCCCGCTGTACACCCCGGAATGCGGCAAGTGCAAATTCTGCCTGTCGGGCAAGACCAACCTCTGCCAGGCCATTCGCGCCACCCAGGGCAAAGGCCTGATGCCAGACGGCACTTCGCGCTTTTCCTACAAGGGCCAACCGATTTTCCACTACATGGGCACCTCGACCTTCTCCGAATACACCGTGCTGCCGGAAATCTCCGTGGCCAAGATTCCTAAAGAAGCGCCCCTGGAAAAAGTCTGTCTGCTGGGTTGCGGCGTCACCACCGGCATTGGTGCGGTGATCAACACCGCCAAGGTCAAGCCGGGCGACACCGTGGCCATCTTCGGCCTGGGCGGCATCGGCCTGTCGGCTGTGATCGGCGCGGTAAAAGCCAAGGCCGGCCGCATCATTGCCATCGACATCAACCCGGCCAAGTTTGAAATCGCCAAGCAATTGGGCGCTACCGACTGCATCAACCCGAAAGACTACGATCGCCCGATCCAGGACGTGATCGTCGACCTGACCGACGGCGGCGTCGACTTTTCCTTCGAGTGCATCGGCAATGTCCAACTAATGCGTGCGGCCCTGGAGTGCTGCCACAAGGGGTGGGGCGAGTCGGTGATCATCGGCGTGGCCGGTGCCGGCCAGGAAATCGCCACCCGTCCGTTCCAGCTGGTGACCGGTCGTGTCTGGCGCGGTTCGGCGTTTGGTGGCGTGCGCGGTCGCAGCGAACTGCCAAGCTACGTAGAAATGGCCCAGACCGGCGAAATCCCGCTGGATACCTTCATCACCCACACCATGGGCCTGGAAGATATCAACAAGGCGTTTGACCTGATGCATGAAGGCAAGAGCATTCGTACCGTCATTCACTTCTGA
- the fghA gene encoding S-formylglutathione hydrolase, producing the protein MSLENLSCQKSFGGWHKRYKHHSDVLGCDMTFAVYLPPQAEQGGKLPVLYWLSGLTCTDENFMQKAGAQRMAAELGLIIVAPDTSPRGPGVPGDPDNAWDFGLGAGFYLNATQEPWAQHYRMHDYVVQELPALVEAHFPASAKRGISGHSMGGHGALVCALRNPGRYQSVSAFSPINNPMDCPWGQKAFSRYLGEERSKWREWDTCVLISEASEKLPLLVDQGDRDDFLAVQLKPQALQQAAKAANHPLELRLQPGYDHSYFFIASFIEDHLRHHARALLG; encoded by the coding sequence ATGAGTCTGGAAAACCTGTCATGCCAGAAAAGCTTCGGCGGCTGGCATAAACGCTACAAGCATCATTCCGATGTGCTCGGTTGCGACATGACCTTCGCCGTGTACCTGCCGCCGCAAGCGGAGCAGGGCGGAAAACTGCCGGTGCTGTACTGGCTGTCGGGGCTCACCTGCACCGATGAGAACTTCATGCAGAAGGCCGGCGCCCAGCGCATGGCGGCCGAACTGGGGTTGATCATCGTGGCGCCGGACACCAGCCCCCGCGGGCCTGGTGTGCCGGGTGACCCGGACAACGCCTGGGACTTTGGCCTCGGCGCCGGCTTCTACCTGAACGCCACCCAGGAACCCTGGGCCCAGCACTATCGGATGCATGACTACGTGGTGCAGGAATTGCCGGCTTTGGTCGAGGCGCATTTCCCGGCCTCGGCCAAACGCGGGATCAGCGGCCACTCCATGGGCGGTCACGGCGCGCTGGTATGTGCCTTACGCAACCCGGGGCGTTATCAGTCGGTGTCGGCGTTCTCGCCGATCAACAACCCGATGGATTGCCCGTGGGGCCAGAAGGCTTTCTCTCGATACCTCGGCGAAGAGCGCTCGAAGTGGCGCGAATGGGATACCTGCGTGTTGATCAGCGAGGCCTCGGAAAAGCTGCCATTGCTGGTGGACCAGGGCGATCGCGACGATTTCCTCGCCGTGCAGCTCAAGCCGCAAGCCTTGCAGCAAGCGGCCAAGGCGGCCAACCATCCGCTGGAGTTGCGCCTGCAACCGGGTTATGACCACAGCTACTTCTTTATCGCCAGCTTTATCGAAGACCATTTACGCCATCACGCACGCGCTTTGCTCGGTTAA
- the ispF gene encoding 2-C-methyl-D-erythritol 2,4-cyclodiphosphate synthase, whose product MRIGHGYDVHRFAEGDFITLGGVRIAHHHGLLAHSDGDVVLHALSDALLGAAALGDIGKHFPDTDPTFKGADSRVLLRHVVGLIHAKGWKVGNVDNTIVAQAPKMAPHIESMRALIAADLQVELDQVNVKATTTEKLGFTGREEGIAVHSVALLLRA is encoded by the coding sequence ATGCGTATTGGCCACGGCTATGATGTGCACCGTTTCGCCGAAGGCGATTTCATCACCCTGGGCGGCGTGCGGATCGCACACCACCATGGGTTGCTGGCTCATTCCGACGGCGACGTGGTGCTGCATGCCTTGAGCGATGCCTTGCTCGGCGCGGCGGCGTTGGGCGACATCGGCAAGCACTTTCCGGACACCGACCCGACGTTCAAGGGCGCGGACAGCCGCGTGCTGCTGCGTCATGTGGTCGGTTTGATCCACGCCAAGGGCTGGAAAGTCGGCAACGTCGACAACACCATCGTTGCCCAGGCGCCGAAAATGGCCCCGCATATCGAATCGATGCGCGCGCTGATTGCCGCGGATCTTCAAGTTGAGTTGGATCAAGTGAACGTAAAAGCCACCACCACCGAAAAGCTCGGGTTTACCGGTCGCGAAGAGGGCATTGCCGTGCACTCCGTTGCCTTGTTGCTGCGCGCATGA
- the truD gene encoding tRNA pseudouridine(13) synthase TruD, which produces MNDLQLLGPRAYGEALGSAVLKATAEDFQVDEVLDIPLSGEGEHLWLWVEKRGLNTEEAARRIAKAAGVPLRTVSYAGLKDRQALTRQWFSVQLPGKADPDLSGAENETLKILKTGRHKRKLQRGAHSANGFTLRLTQFAGDAAAIDARLQLIARQGIPNYFGAQRFGHNGGNVVDARDWAARKALPEQRNVRSRLLSTARSFLFNKVLAARVADGSWQRAQVGDLLAFTDSRSFFPAGEAECSDPRLAILDLHPTGPQWGEGDSPASGATFALEQAIADGEADLRDWLVNAGMTQERRILRLPIGGLTWHYPEPDILQLEFVLPAGCFATVLVRELVDLVPVGQTDSPCVF; this is translated from the coding sequence ATGAATGATCTGCAACTGCTGGGCCCGCGTGCCTATGGCGAGGCCTTGGGCAGCGCTGTTCTGAAGGCCACCGCCGAAGACTTCCAGGTGGATGAAGTGCTGGACATCCCGCTGAGCGGCGAGGGTGAACACCTGTGGTTGTGGGTGGAAAAGCGCGGCCTGAATACCGAGGAAGCGGCGCGTCGGATTGCCAAGGCGGCGGGCGTGCCATTGCGCACCGTCAGCTACGCCGGGCTGAAGGATCGCCAGGCGCTGACCCGCCAGTGGTTCAGCGTGCAGTTGCCGGGCAAGGCGGATCCGGACCTGAGCGGGGCGGAAAACGAGACCCTTAAGATTCTCAAGACCGGCCGCCACAAGCGCAAGCTGCAGCGCGGTGCCCATTCGGCCAACGGCTTCACCTTGCGCCTGACCCAGTTTGCCGGCGATGCCGCGGCCATCGACGCGCGCCTGCAACTGATCGCCAGGCAAGGCATCCCCAACTATTTTGGCGCCCAGCGTTTCGGTCATAACGGCGGCAACGTCGTTGATGCCCGCGACTGGGCCGCGCGCAAGGCCTTGCCGGAGCAGCGCAATGTGCGTTCGCGTCTGCTCTCGACGGCGCGCAGCTTTCTGTTCAACAAAGTGTTGGCGGCCCGGGTGGCCGACGGTTCCTGGCAGCGCGCCCAGGTTGGCGACTTGCTGGCGTTTACCGACAGCCGCAGCTTTTTTCCGGCGGGGGAGGCTGAATGCAGCGACCCGCGCCTGGCCATTCTCGACCTGCATCCCACTGGCCCCCAATGGGGTGAAGGGGATTCGCCGGCGTCGGGGGCAACCTTTGCGTTGGAGCAGGCGATCGCCGACGGTGAAGCCGACCTGCGGGATTGGCTGGTGAATGCCGGCATGACCCAGGAACGTCGCATTCTTCGACTGCCCATTGGCGGGTTGACGTGGCATTATCCCGAGCCTGACATTCTGCAATTGGAATTCGTCCTGCCGGCTGGATGCTTCGCTACTGTATTGGTGCGCGAGCTTGTAGATCTGGTGCCGGTGGGGCAGACGGACAGCCCATGCGTATTCTGA
- the surE gene encoding 5'/3'-nucleotidase SurE — MRILISNDDGVTAPGLAALHAALADYAECVVVAPDQDKSGASSSLTLDRPLHVQTLPNGFISVNGTPTDCVHLAINSLLDREPDLVVSGINLGANLGDDVLYSGTVAAALEGRFLGRTSFAFSFASRQLDNLATAAYFARKLVEAHDSLVLPPRTVLNVNIPNLPLDHIRGIQLTRLGHRSRAAAPLKVVDPRGKEGYWIAAAGDAEDGGEGTDFHAVMQGYVSITPLQLDRTFSDAFSNLDGWLEGLR; from the coding sequence ATGCGTATTCTGATATCTAACGACGACGGGGTCACCGCACCCGGCCTTGCCGCGCTTCATGCTGCGCTGGCGGATTACGCCGAGTGCGTGGTAGTTGCCCCGGACCAGGACAAAAGCGGCGCCAGCAGCTCGCTGACGCTCGACCGTCCTTTGCACGTACAGACGTTGCCCAACGGCTTTATCAGCGTGAACGGCACGCCGACGGATTGCGTGCACCTGGCAATCAACAGCCTGCTGGACCGCGAGCCGGACCTGGTGGTTTCCGGGATTAACCTGGGGGCCAACCTGGGGGATGACGTGCTGTATTCCGGCACCGTGGCAGCTGCCCTTGAAGGGCGCTTCCTCGGGCGGACCTCGTTCGCCTTTTCGTTTGCCTCCCGTCAACTGGACAACCTGGCGACCGCGGCGTATTTCGCCCGCAAGCTGGTGGAGGCCCATGACTCCCTGGTGTTGCCGCCGCGTACGGTGCTCAACGTCAATATCCCCAATCTGCCCCTCGACCACATTCGCGGCATCCAGCTGACTCGCCTGGGCCACCGCTCCCGCGCGGCAGCGCCGCTGAAGGTGGTCGACCCGCGTGGCAAGGAGGGTTACTGGATCGCCGCCGCCGGCGATGCCGAGGACGGTGGCGAGGGCACGGACTTTCATGCGGTGATGCAAGGTTATGTCTCGATTACCCCGTTGCAACTCGATCGCACCTTCAGTGATGCCTTCAGTAACCTCGATGGCTGGCTGGAGGGGCTGCGCTGA
- a CDS encoding protein-L-isoaspartate(D-aspartate) O-methyltransferase, whose protein sequence is MTSQRTRERLIQRLYEEGLSNAQVLEVIRRTPRHLFVDEALAHRAYEDTALPIGHNQTISQPYMVARMSELLLAAGPLDKVLEIGTGSGYQTAVLSQLVERVFSVERIKVLQDRAKERLVELNLRNVVFRWGDGWEGWPALAPYNGIIVTAVATDVPQALLDQLAPGGRLVIPVGSGEVQQLMLIIREEEGFSRHVLGAVRFVPLLNGPLA, encoded by the coding sequence ATGACTTCCCAGCGCACCCGCGAGCGTTTGATCCAGCGCCTCTATGAAGAAGGGCTGTCCAACGCCCAGGTGCTGGAAGTCATCCGGCGTACCCCGCGGCATCTGTTTGTCGATGAAGCCCTGGCGCACCGCGCCTATGAAGACACGGCGCTGCCGATCGGCCACAACCAGACCATCTCCCAGCCTTATATGGTGGCGCGGATGAGTGAGTTGCTACTGGCGGCGGGCCCGCTGGACAAGGTGCTGGAAATCGGCACCGGCTCCGGCTACCAGACGGCTGTATTGTCGCAACTGGTGGAGCGGGTGTTTTCCGTCGAACGCATCAAGGTGCTGCAGGACCGGGCCAAGGAACGCCTGGTGGAGTTGAACCTGCGCAACGTGGTGTTCCGCTGGGGCGATGGCTGGGAAGGCTGGCCGGCACTGGCGCCGTATAACGGCATCATCGTCACCGCCGTGGCGACCGACGTGCCCCAGGCCTTGCTTGATCAACTGGCCCCCGGCGGGCGTCTGGTGATCCCGGTGGGCTCCGGCGAAGTGCAACAATTAATGTTGATCATTCGCGAGGAAGAAGGCTTTTCCCGGCACGTGCTCGGTGCCGTGCGCTTCGTCCCGTTGCTTAACGGTCCGCTGGCCTGA
- a CDS encoding peptidoglycan DD-metalloendopeptidase family protein, with protein MSLTVIAQRMSQTSFQRLVIGLVLSSLLAACSSTPSGARVVDRNNAVPQKPTVTTGQYVVRKGDTMFSIAFRYGWDYKALAARNNIPVPYTIHPGQTIRFDGRTGSAPTAVVTNTASSPSSSSKTTIITRPAGTAAPGVASKPAPAPLPPAGPAPTGWGWPSNGILIGKFSSNGSLNKGIDIAGDLGQPVLAASDGTVVYAGSGLRGYGELVIIKHSDTYVSAYGHNRRLLVREGQQVKVGQTIAEMGSTGTDRVKLHFEIRRQGKPVDPLQFLPRR; from the coding sequence GTGAGTCTCACGGTCATTGCACAGCGTATGAGTCAAACAAGCTTTCAGCGACTGGTGATTGGCCTTGTCTTGAGTTCCTTGTTGGCGGCTTGCTCAAGCACGCCCTCCGGTGCGCGGGTGGTTGATCGCAATAATGCGGTACCGCAAAAACCTACCGTGACCACCGGGCAATACGTCGTCCGCAAGGGCGATACGATGTTCTCGATTGCCTTCCGTTATGGGTGGGATTACAAGGCGCTCGCAGCTCGTAACAATATTCCTGTGCCTTATACGATACATCCGGGCCAGACCATTCGTTTCGACGGGCGAACCGGTTCAGCACCGACCGCCGTGGTCACAAATACGGCTTCGTCGCCGTCTTCTTCGAGCAAGACAACGATCATCACCCGGCCTGCAGGCACCGCTGCGCCTGGCGTTGCGAGCAAACCAGCACCTGCGCCACTGCCACCTGCGGGGCCGGCACCGACCGGTTGGGGATGGCCTTCAAACGGCATCCTTATTGGAAAATTCTCTTCAAACGGTAGTTTGAATAAAGGCATTGATATCGCCGGGGATTTGGGACAGCCTGTTTTAGCTGCGTCTGATGGGACAGTGGTGTACGCCGGGAGTGGTTTACGGGGCTACGGCGAGCTGGTCATCATCAAACACAGCGATACCTACGTCAGTGCCTACGGTCATAACCGCAGGCTGTTGGTTCGGGAGGGGCAGCAGGTCAAAGTCGGACAGACAATTGCCGAAATGGGGTCAACTGGTACAGACCGGGTGAAACTGCACTTTGAGATTCGCCGCCAAGGGAAGCCTGTTGATCCGCTGCAATTCCTACCCCGTCGTTGA